Proteins encoded together in one Candidatus Desulfatibia profunda window:
- a CDS encoding efflux transporter outer membrane subunit, protein MDLFGGQRRNLEAAEADLQAAVETHRDVLVTLTAEVARNYINLRTFQQQIAITRQNLATQEHSALLTRQRFEGGFVSGLDVANAEAQTATTSAQIPLLESSTQQAIHSLSVLLGAPPAALRAELSPVGTIPGSPPQVPAGVPSELLRRRPDIRRAEARIHAATARIGVAAAELFPKFTIAGSTGFQSSDFSSWFDWANRFWSFGPSVRWRLFETGRIRAGVELQKALQEQEIIAYQQTVLTALQEVENALIASAKEQAHRNALMAAVAANRKAVTLSETLYTEGQTDFLNVLQAQRALYTTEDALVQSTRTVSTNLVALYKALGGGWQDKPAESVDAHYE, encoded by the coding sequence ATCGATCTTTTCGGCGGACAGCGGCGCAATCTGGAAGCCGCCGAAGCCGATCTGCAAGCCGCCGTCGAAACGCATCGGGACGTCCTTGTGACCTTGACGGCCGAGGTGGCACGCAACTACATCAACCTGCGCACCTTTCAGCAGCAAATCGCCATTACCCGGCAGAACCTGGCGACCCAGGAACACAGCGCTCTATTGACCCGCCAACGCTTCGAGGGCGGATTTGTCAGCGGACTGGACGTGGCCAACGCCGAGGCCCAAACCGCCACCACTTCCGCCCAGATCCCCCTGCTGGAGTCTTCAACCCAACAGGCGATCCACAGCCTCAGTGTCCTTTTGGGCGCCCCGCCGGCGGCTTTGAGAGCGGAATTATCTCCGGTCGGAACCATTCCGGGATCCCCGCCGCAGGTGCCTGCCGGTGTGCCGTCGGAACTGCTGCGCCGTCGACCGGACATCCGCAGGGCCGAAGCCCGGATCCATGCGGCCACGGCGCGCATCGGCGTAGCTGCGGCCGAGCTGTTCCCCAAGTTCACCATCGCCGGTTCCACCGGCTTTCAATCCAGCGATTTCAGTTCGTGGTTCGACTGGGCCAACCGCTTTTGGTCTTTCGGTCCATCGGTGCGCTGGCGTCTGTTTGAGACCGGCCGGATCCGCGCCGGTGTGGAGCTGCAAAAGGCCTTGCAGGAGCAGGAGATCATTGCCTATCAGCAGACCGTATTAACCGCCCTGCAGGAAGTCGAAAATGCACTGATCGCCTCAGCCAAAGAACAGGCCCATCGCAACGCGCTCATGGCGGCCGTGGCCGCCAATCGCAAAGCCGTGACGCTATCCGAAACGCTATATACCGAGGGGCAAACCGACTTTTTGAACGTGCTGCAGGCCCAGCGCGCACTTTATACCACCGAAGACGCTCTGGTGCAAAGCACCCGCACTGTCTCCACCAACCTGGTGGCCCTTTACAAAGCCCTCGGCGGCGGCTGGCAGGATAAGCCGGCAGAAAGTGTGGACGCGCATTACGAATGA
- a CDS encoding TolC family protein, whose protein sequence is MFDIGHWPSAIFKNSSKKSLSTFPGSLRLWHAARPSLALMAGLSLALLSGCMMGPDFQRPQVTVPADWAASTAESSRLASASDDNKLADWWTVFQDPILTSLVERAAASNLDLKLAEARIRQARAAKSVAAGGLGPTLDASGAYQRNRSSAGNRTGAATDNQYQAGFDAG, encoded by the coding sequence TTGTTTGACATTGGTCATTGGCCATCGGCCATTTTTAAAAACTCGTCGAAAAAGTCTCTCAGCACATTTCCAGGAAGCCTGCGGTTATGGCACGCTGCGAGACCTTCTCTGGCCCTGATGGCCGGGCTCAGCCTGGCCTTGTTATCCGGCTGTATGATGGGTCCTGACTTCCAGCGCCCACAGGTGACGGTGCCCGCCGACTGGGCCGCTTCCACTGCGGAATCCTCACGCCTGGCGTCGGCATCTGATGATAATAAATTGGCAGACTGGTGGACCGTTTTTCAAGATCCGATTTTAACGTCACTGGTAGAAAGGGCGGCCGCCTCCAATCTTGATCTTAAACTGGCCGAGGCCCGCATTCGCCAGGCCCGTGCAGCCAAAAGCGTGGCCGCAGGGGGCCTGGGCCCGACGCTCGACGCCTCGGGTGCTTATCAACGCAACCGCTCTTCCGCCGGAAATCGAACCGGTGCGGCTACCGATAATCAATACCAGGCCGGCTTTGACGCCGGCTGA
- the hypF gene encoding carbamoyltransferase HypF, whose amino-acid sequence MTEARVARRVEINGIVQGVGFRPFVYQLAHHYQLKGEVANTSSGVAIHIEGPQANVESFSKDLVPKCPPLAHITEVSFYFEHIKDFKDFTIVDSRHQALMTTLISPDVATCDDCRRELLDANDRRFKYPFINCTNCGPRYTIIDDVPYDRPKTSMKHFTMCAPCQAEYDDPADRRFHAQPNACETCGPHLDLYDNTRQKVSTPRPLEKTAALLNQGCIIAVKGLGGFHLAVDAENDQAVEALRKRKLREEKPMALMSYDIESIRRFAHIEPDEEDLLTSPQRPIVLLRKKKPNSISKAVAPRNRYFGVLLPYTPLHYLLLSYGFTALVMTSGNLSEEPIAIDNHDAFERLADIADYFLIHNRNIYLRSDDSIARKTAGTTRFIRRSRGYVPAPVFLNKKVPPILACGAELKNTVCLTKDNKAFLSQHIGDLENLATYDFFQLTIRHMQRILDIQPEIIAFDLHPDYLSTRYAEQQEGILKIRVQHHHAHIISVMAENRIDGPVIGLALDGTGFGSDGAIWGGEILIADHQTYSRAAHFAYVPMPGSAAAIKEPWRMAISYLYDAFGDEFQDLDLPLLKAIDSKKITIMADLIKKRLNAPLTSSLGRLFDGIAAIAGIRYKIAFEGQAAMELEMLADNKETDIYDYEWTVADRHIILTRPIIKGVVQDMLQGVHSSVISGKFHQTLIRMFSELCEVIRKQSGLNRVLLSGGVFQNSLLLTGLIRTLEMNKFKVFSHTQVPTNDGGICLGQALVAAAVANKI is encoded by the coding sequence TTGACCGAAGCGCGCGTTGCCAGAAGAGTTGAAATCAACGGAATCGTTCAAGGGGTCGGCTTCCGGCCCTTTGTTTACCAGCTCGCACACCACTATCAGTTGAAAGGTGAAGTCGCCAATACATCCTCAGGGGTTGCCATCCATATTGAAGGGCCCCAAGCGAATGTTGAATCTTTTTCCAAGGATCTTGTCCCAAAATGCCCGCCGCTGGCCCATATCACTGAGGTTTCGTTTTATTTTGAGCATATCAAAGATTTTAAGGACTTTACAATTGTCGACAGCAGGCATCAGGCGCTGATGACTACCCTGATATCGCCGGATGTGGCAACTTGCGACGACTGCCGGCGAGAACTGCTTGACGCCAATGATCGACGCTTTAAATACCCGTTTATCAACTGCACCAACTGTGGGCCGCGTTATACCATCATTGACGACGTTCCCTATGACCGGCCCAAAACCTCCATGAAACATTTTACCATGTGCGCCCCCTGCCAGGCGGAATATGATGATCCGGCCGACAGACGCTTTCATGCCCAGCCCAATGCCTGTGAAACGTGCGGCCCCCATCTAGACCTTTATGATAACACCCGGCAAAAGGTGTCGACCCCAAGGCCTCTTGAAAAGACGGCCGCCCTGTTAAATCAAGGATGCATTATCGCCGTCAAGGGCTTGGGCGGTTTCCACCTGGCTGTGGACGCCGAAAACGACCAGGCTGTTGAAGCCTTGAGAAAACGAAAACTTCGGGAAGAAAAACCCATGGCGTTGATGTCCTATGATATCGAAAGTATCCGGAGATTTGCACACATCGAACCGGATGAAGAAGATCTTTTAACTTCACCCCAACGCCCGATCGTACTGCTTAGAAAAAAAAAACCGAATTCGATTTCGAAAGCTGTAGCACCCCGCAACCGCTATTTCGGGGTGCTGCTGCCGTATACCCCTTTGCACTATCTTCTGTTAAGTTACGGGTTCACCGCCCTGGTGATGACCAGCGGCAACCTGAGCGAAGAGCCGATTGCCATAGACAACCACGATGCGTTTGAGCGGCTGGCGGATATCGCCGATTATTTTTTGATTCACAATCGTAATATTTACTTGCGCAGTGATGATTCCATTGCCCGCAAAACAGCCGGAACCACCCGCTTTATCCGGCGCTCAAGGGGTTATGTCCCGGCACCTGTTTTCCTTAATAAAAAAGTCCCGCCCATTCTGGCCTGCGGGGCTGAACTGAAAAACACGGTATGCCTGACCAAAGATAACAAGGCCTTTTTAAGCCAGCATATCGGCGACCTTGAAAACCTGGCAACGTATGATTTTTTTCAGTTGACGATCCGGCACATGCAGAGAATACTTGATATTCAGCCGGAAATCATTGCTTTTGACCTTCATCCGGATTATTTGAGCACCCGGTATGCCGAGCAGCAGGAGGGAATTCTAAAGATCCGGGTCCAGCACCATCACGCCCACATTATCAGTGTCATGGCCGAAAACCGGATCGACGGCCCAGTCATCGGACTGGCGCTTGACGGCACCGGTTTCGGAAGCGACGGCGCCATCTGGGGGGGAGAAATCCTGATTGCCGACCACCAAACGTATTCCCGGGCTGCACACTTTGCCTATGTGCCCATGCCCGGAAGTGCCGCCGCCATCAAGGAACCCTGGCGTATGGCCATCAGTTACCTCTATGATGCCTTCGGGGATGAATTCCAGGACCTTGACCTCCCGCTGCTGAAAGCCATCGATAGCAAAAAGATAACGATCATGGCGGATCTGATTAAAAAGAGGCTCAACGCGCCCCTAACCTCCAGCTTGGGGCGCCTGTTTGACGGTATCGCCGCCATCGCAGGAATACGATACAAGATCGCTTTCGAAGGACAGGCTGCCATGGAGTTGGAAATGCTGGCAGATAACAAAGAAACCGACATTTACGACTACGAATGGACCGTTGCGGACAGGCACATTATTTTAACCCGGCCGATCATCAAGGGCGTGGTCCAAGACATGCTGCAGGGCGTGCATTCGTCGGTGATCAGCGGCAAGTTCCACCAGACCCTGATCCGGATGTTTTCCGAACTGTGCGAGGTTATTCGTAAGCAGAGCGGATTGAACCGCGTGCTGCTCAGCGGCGGTGTGTTCCAGAATTCGCTCCTGTTAACCGGGCTGATCCGTACCCTCGAAATGAATAAGTTTAAAGTTTTTTCACACACCCAGGTCCCGACCAATGACGGGGGCATCTGCCTCGGTCAGGCCCTGGTTGCAGCCGCAGTTGCCAATAAAATTTGA
- the hypD gene encoding hydrogenase formation protein HypD, translated as MAIKHSEEYRDPGISRNIAKRIDAASRKPVRLMEVCGTHTVAIFKSGIRELLPKTIALLSGPGCPVCVTAQNEIDAFIALSGIEDVIVTTFGDLVRVPGTDSSLHLERAKGHDIRIVYSTFDALEIARRNPEKNIVFLGVGFETTAPTVAASILTAQQMNIDNFFVFCAHKLVPPALVALCEAKRTNIDGFVLPGHVSVIIGTKAYQPFFEQFQVPCVVAGFEPVDILQAILTLVQQIETGRPELSNAYQRAVTFEGNSKARKIMQDVFETADANWRGIGTIPGSGLKIRSKFAAFDARNAFNVIVPEAKEFKGCICGQVLTGISVPSDCPLYKKACTPMEPVGPCMVSSEGTCAAYYRYHGT; from the coding sequence ATGGCCATCAAACATTCGGAAGAATACCGCGATCCCGGGATCTCGCGCAACATCGCAAAACGGATTGACGCGGCCAGTCGAAAACCGGTCCGTTTGATGGAGGTCTGCGGAACGCATACCGTGGCAATTTTCAAAAGCGGGATCCGGGAACTTTTGCCAAAGACGATTGCGCTGCTTTCCGGCCCGGGGTGTCCTGTGTGCGTTACCGCCCAGAACGAAATCGACGCTTTTATCGCCCTATCCGGAATTGAGGATGTCATTGTAACAACCTTCGGCGATCTTGTGAGGGTCCCGGGAACCGATTCTTCCCTCCATCTGGAACGTGCCAAGGGTCATGATATCCGCATCGTTTATTCAACGTTTGATGCCCTTGAGATTGCCAGAAGGAACCCCGAAAAAAACATCGTTTTTTTGGGCGTGGGCTTTGAGACCACCGCACCGACAGTCGCGGCCTCCATCCTGACTGCACAACAGATGAACATCGACAACTTCTTTGTCTTTTGCGCCCACAAATTGGTTCCGCCGGCCTTGGTCGCCCTATGTGAAGCCAAGCGCACCAACATCGACGGTTTTGTCCTCCCCGGCCATGTTTCCGTAATAATCGGTACAAAGGCCTATCAGCCTTTTTTCGAACAGTTTCAAGTCCCATGTGTCGTGGCGGGATTCGAGCCGGTCGATATCCTGCAAGCCATCCTGACGCTGGTCCAGCAGATCGAAACCGGCAGACCGGAACTTTCCAACGCCTACCAGCGGGCGGTAACATTTGAGGGCAACTCAAAGGCCCGAAAGATCATGCAGGATGTATTTGAAACTGCGGATGCGAACTGGCGCGGCATCGGGACGATTCCGGGAAGCGGTCTTAAGATTAGAAGCAAATTTGCTGCCTTTGACGCCCGCAACGCATTCAACGTCATTGTTCCCGAGGCAAAGGAATTCAAGGGCTGTATTTGCGGCCAAGTTCTCACCGGCATAAGCGTTCCGAGCGACTGCCCGCTCTATAAAAAAGCCTGCACTCCCATGGAACCGGTAGGTCCCTGCATGGTCTCCAGCGAAGGAACCTGCGCAGCATACTATCGCTACCACGGCACCTGA
- a CDS encoding HypC/HybG/HupF family hydrogenase formation chaperone has protein sequence MCLAIPSKIVKIENLTATIDVDGVQREASLMLLEAPRVGDYVIVHAGFAIHKINENDALESLKLIRETVSLMFGDQEEGTDSD, from the coding sequence ATGTGCCTTGCCATTCCGTCCAAAATTGTAAAAATTGAAAATCTTACAGCGACAATCGATGTTGACGGTGTTCAACGAGAAGCCAGCCTAATGCTGCTGGAAGCCCCCAGGGTTGGAGACTATGTCATTGTACACGCCGGTTTTGCCATCCACAAAATAAATGAAAATGATGCCCTGGAATCCTTGAAGCTCATCAGAGAAACAGTTTCGTTGATGTTCGGCGATCAAGAGGAGGGAACGGATAGCGATTGA
- a CDS encoding ABC transporter ATP-binding protein has product MVKLHDIYKTYQMGDIAVPVLKGVSLTVARGEMVALMGTSGSGKSTLMNILGCLDRPDSGTYRLDGEEVSRLPADQRALLRNRKLGFVFQNFNLLPRTSALDNVAMPLSYAAGNISERDARQRAAEILGRVGLQDRLNYEPSRLSGGQQQRVAIARALINRPSLLFADEPTGNLDSRTSKEVLDMFQQLNQTEAITIIVVTHDAMVARCAGRVIHIHDGVIVDGALGDPGGLLASQLACEQPSAKREDAK; this is encoded by the coding sequence ATCGTCAAGCTGCACGACATTTACAAAACCTATCAAATGGGCGACATCGCCGTACCCGTGCTCAAGGGCGTCTCGCTGACGGTGGCCCGCGGTGAAATGGTCGCTCTGATGGGTACGTCCGGATCGGGTAAAAGCACCCTGATGAACATTCTGGGGTGCCTTGATCGACCCGATTCGGGAACCTATCGGCTCGACGGGGAAGAAGTGTCGCGGCTCCCCGCCGACCAGCGCGCCCTGCTGCGCAACCGCAAGTTGGGATTTGTTTTTCAGAACTTCAACCTGCTGCCGCGTACCAGCGCCCTGGATAACGTGGCCATGCCGTTGTCGTACGCCGCCGGCAATATTTCCGAGCGTGATGCCCGGCAGCGGGCCGCAGAGATTCTTGGCCGCGTCGGGCTGCAGGACCGCCTAAATTATGAACCTTCGCGGCTTTCCGGCGGCCAGCAGCAGCGGGTGGCCATCGCCCGGGCCCTGATCAACCGCCCGTCATTGCTGTTCGCCGACGAGCCTACCGGCAACCTCGACTCGCGCACCAGCAAAGAAGTTCTAGACATGTTCCAGCAGCTCAATCAAACAGAAGCTATCACCATCATCGTGGTCACCCACGACGCCATGGTGGCCCGGTGTGCCGGTCGCGTCATCCACATCCACGACGGTGTGATCGTTGACGGTGCTTTGGGCGACCCTGGGGGGCTGCTTGCTTCTCAGCTAGCGTGCGAGCAGCCATCGGCAAAAAGGGAAGACGCAAAATGA